The DNA segment GCACAGGTGCCGGTAGGGTTCCGGCAGCAGGCCTCCGGCGAGCACCAGCAGCGCGGCCAGCATGTTCATCGGGCCGAGCAGCCGCATCATCCGGGCGGCTTCCGGCCCGGCCCGCAGGAACAGGATCGAGTGCACCAGGTTCACCACGACGTACCCGGCGCCGAAGATCCACCCGTACTCCCCGAACGCCTCCGGGGTGGCGATCGCCATGACGAGGAACCCGGACATCCCGGCGAGCAGCATCGTGCGCCGGAACGTCGTCGTCGGGCCGACCGCGTTGGTGAGCCAGGCGTACCCCGAGTACATCCACCAGAGGACCGCCAGCACCAGTAGGACGTCCACCACCCCGCCGAGGGTGAGGTCGTCCGCGAGCGTCTCGCTGAGCTGCATGACCGTGAACACGAACACCAGGTCGAAGAAGAGCTCCAGCGTCGACACCCGGATGCCGGCCGACTCCCGTTGCTGCGTCATGGGGCGCAGCCTATGTTTTGCTCCCGGCGTCGTGTGGCTCGCGTCAAGTGAGACGGCGCACGTCGATCAGGAGCTTGCCCGCCGTGGCCCGGCTCTCCAGGTCGGCGTGGGCCTGGCCGACGCCGGCCAGCGGGTAACGGCCGCCGATCCTCGCGCGCAGGACACCCCGGCCGGCCAGGTGGAACAGGCGGGCCGCGCTGGAGCGGTAGAGCTCCTCGTCGTCGAGGACCCGTTGCAGCCAGAAGCCGTGCACCCCGGTCGAGGTCGTCATCAGGTCGTCCACCGCCACGGTGTTCGCGACGTCGCCGGCGACGCCGTACGCCACGATCCGGCCGAACGGCGCGAGCGCCGCCTGGAGCTGCTCGAACGTCTTCCCGCCCACGCTGTCCAGCACCAGGGTCGGCGGGGCGCCCAGCGCGCGGCTCACCGCCGTACCGAGGTCGGGGTGTTGTGAATCGACCGCGACGTGCGCGCCCAGGGCGATGGCCGCCTCGCGTTTCGCGGGGGAGGAGGCCAGCGCTGCCACCCGGGCGCCGGCCCACCGGGCGAGCTGGACCGCGAGATGACCGACGCCGCCCGCGCCCGCGGTCACGACCACCAGGTCGTCGCCGTCGATCCGGCCGAGAGTGTGCAGGCTGTGCCAGGCGGTCAGGCCCTGTTCCAGGACGGCGAGGGCCTGCTCGTCCGGGACACTGTCCGGAATGTCCACCGTGTAACGCCGCAGCGGGGCTGCCACCTGTGCATATCCGCCTCCGGAGCGCAGCAGCGCGGCGACCCGGCGGCCATCGGAGCGACGCCGGCCGACCACGTCCGCGCCGAGCACCGCGGGCAGGGGAGGCTTCTCGTGCTCGCCGCGGCGGCGGTGGACGTCGGCGTAGTTGACCCCGGCGAGCGTCACGTCCACGACATCGGCCCCGGGACCGGGCACCGGCTCGGGGATCTCCGCGACGGCGAAGAGCTCCGTCCCACCGAAACCGGTGATCACCGAAGCGAGCATGACCCATTGAAACAGGACGGCGGCGCAGGGCAAGCGCACCACACCCGAACAGGACCGGATAGCCTCGACGGGTGGGCAGCGCACTAGTCATCGAGAACGATCCCAGTGACGACCTCCGGCGCCTCGGCGACTGGCTGACCGAGGCCGGGCTGGAGCTGACCGTCCTCCGGCCGCACGCCGGTGACGAGCTGCCCGAGACGCTCGACGACTACCTGGCCCTGATCGTGCTGGGCGGCGATCAGAACGCGTACGCGGCGGAGGACGGCACTCCCGGCGCACCCTGGTTCCCGGCCCTCGAAGGGCTGCTCCGCAAGGCCGTGCGCTACCGCGTTCCCACCCTCGCGCTCTGCCTCGGCGGCCAGCTGCTGGCGGCCGCGCACGGTGGCCGGGTGGAGCGCAGCACGTCCGGCCCGGAGGTCGGTCCCGGCCTGATCGGCAAGCGGGACGCGGCCGACACCGACCCGCTGTTCAAGTGGGTGCCGCTGATCCCCGACGTCATCCAGTGGCACCGCGACGAGATCACCGAGCTGCCGCTGTCCGCCGTGCTGCTCGCCGCCTCCAGCCGGTACCCGCATCAGGCGTTCCGGATCGGCGACCGGGCCTGGGGCACCCAGTTCCACATCGAGTGCGACGCCGACATGATCGAGGCGTGGGCCCGCAGCGACGCCGCCACCCTCGACGAGCTCGGCTACGACCCGGAGTCGGTGGTGCTCGCGACCACCCGCGCGCTCGCCGACGTGGAGGAGGTCTGGCAGCCCTTCGCCCAGCGGTTCGCCGCGCTCGCGCTCGGTGAGCTGCCCGACGCCGACATCCCGGTCACCGGCTTCGGCCGGACCCTGCCGCTGCTGGGGCAGTGATGACCAGGCCCAGCCGGCTCGCGCGGTACGGGTTCGGCGACGACGGTGCC comes from the Actinoplanes sp. OR16 genome and includes:
- a CDS encoding zinc-binding dehydrogenase, giving the protein MLASVITGFGGTELFAVAEIPEPVPGPGADVVDVTLAGVNYADVHRRRGEHEKPPLPAVLGADVVGRRRSDGRRVAALLRSGGGYAQVAAPLRRYTVDIPDSVPDEQALAVLEQGLTAWHSLHTLGRIDGDDLVVVTAGAGGVGHLAVQLARWAGARVAALASSPAKREAAIALGAHVAVDSQHPDLGTAVSRALGAPPTLVLDSVGGKTFEQLQAALAPFGRIVAYGVAGDVANTVAVDDLMTTSTGVHGFWLQRVLDDEELYRSSAARLFHLAGRGVLRARIGGRYPLAGVGQAHADLESRATAGKLLIDVRRLT
- a CDS encoding type 1 glutamine amidotransferase, with translation MGSALVIENDPSDDLRRLGDWLTEAGLELTVLRPHAGDELPETLDDYLALIVLGGDQNAYAAEDGTPGAPWFPALEGLLRKAVRYRVPTLALCLGGQLLAAAHGGRVERSTSGPEVGPGLIGKRDAADTDPLFKWVPLIPDVIQWHRDEITELPLSAVLLAASSRYPHQAFRIGDRAWGTQFHIECDADMIEAWARSDAATLDELGYDPESVVLATTRALADVEEVWQPFAQRFAALALGELPDADIPVTGFGRTLPLLGQ